One segment of Falco peregrinus isolate bFalPer1 chromosome 4, bFalPer1.pri, whole genome shotgun sequence DNA contains the following:
- the RS1 gene encoding retinoschisin — MLKLISCLPSKPSSTLRSYSQKRKEKMRFKMESVLLSLLFWYKAAMALSPGEDERLDLWHSKACKCDCQGGPNSVWSSGTNSLECMPECPYHKPLGFESGAVTPDQISCSNPEQYTGWYSSWTANKARLNGQGFGCAWLSKYQDNGQWLQIDLKEVKVISGILTQGRCDADEWMTKYSMQYRTDENLNWVYYKDQTGNNRVFYGNSDRSSSVQNLLRPPIVARYIRLIPLGWHVRIAIRMELLECLGKCV; from the exons ATGCTTAAGTTAATCTCATGCCTTCCCAGCAAGCCAAGCAGCACGCTAAGGAGCTATTCccaaaagaggaaggaaaagatgcGGTTCAAGATGGAAAGCGTCCTGCTGTCTCTTCTTTTCTGGTACAAAG CTGCGATGGCCCTCTCCCCAGGAGAG GATGAGAGACTGGACCTGTGGCACAGCAAGGCGTGCAAATGCGATTGCCAAGGAGGTCCTAACTCGGTGTGGTCCAGTGGGACTAACAGCTTAGAGTGCATGCCAG AGTGCCCCTACCACAAGCCCCTGGGCTTTGAGTCTGGTGCTGTCACACCCGACCAGATAAGCTGCTCCAACCCGGAGCAGTACACGGGCTGGTACTCCTCCTGGACAGCCAACAAGGCCCGCCTCAACGGCCAAGGCTTCGG GTGTGCGTGGCTCTCCAAGTACCAGGACAATGGGCAGTGGCTGCAGATTGACCTGAAGGAGGTGAAGGTGATCTCGGGGATCCTCACGCAAGGGCGCTGTGACGCTGATGAGTGGATGACCAAGTACAGTATGCAGTACCGCACTGATGAAAACCTCAACTGGGTTTACTACAAAGACCAAACTGGGAACAACCGG GTTTTCTACGGCAACTCAGACCGCTCGTCCTCAGTGCAGAACCTGCTGCGGCCACCCATTGTGGCCCGCTACATCCGCCTCATCCCACTGGGCTGGCACGTGCGCATCGCCATCCGCATGGAGCTCCTCGAGTGCCTGGGCAAGTGTGTCTGA